One Aquarana catesbeiana isolate 2022-GZ linkage group LG06, ASM4218655v1, whole genome shotgun sequence genomic region harbors:
- the LOC141147671 gene encoding chemerin-like receptor 1, whose protein sequence is MSLYSLCYSTGEMMELMKYQEKYSATLNYVNFVLAMVTCVTGLVGNAIVIFFNIFVMKKYKSKIWFLNLAITDFVSLLLLPVQASAILHGQWPFGKHICKLFFFVTCINMYANIFTIIVLNLSRVLSVAKPMFHRRFISQRVSRWTCIMIWMITIFTSLPILVFNGEFKFGDNSLNCAKDNDDAAFDLTYNLTEPPSLEKKVSLEVYNKFHYFFKECSAEECCGDENTLTKWNNIIFSIQCFSIPLLVIAFFIPFCVIIFSNITIAIQARKSQTVNTHRLYQIVITIIIVHFVTCTPLIVSQVIVLTAVRNMNLIVMFKVMTFIPLLVTFTYANCSLNPIMYVLVGRQARASFADFLKRN, encoded by the coding sequence ATGTCTTTGTACAGCCTCTGTTATTCCACTGGAGAAATGATGGAACTTATGAAATATCAAGAAAAGTATTCTGCTACTCTTAATTATGTAAACTTTGTGCTAGCTATGGTGACCTGCGTCACAGGACTGGTTGGCAATGCCATCGTCATCTTTTTCAACATATTTGTAATGAAGAAATATAAATCTAAAATCTGGTTCTTGAACCTGGCCATCACAGATTTTGTCTCTCTCCTCTTATTGCCTGTCCAAGCTTCTGCTATATTACATGGTCAATGGCCCTTTGGAAAGCACATCTGTAAGCTGTTTTTCTTTGTTACCTGTATTAATATGTATGCTAACATTTTCACTATCATAGTCCTAAATCTCAGTCGGGTTCTATCTGTGGCAAAGCCAATGTTTCATCGGAGGTTTATCTCGCAACGTGTTTCACGATGGACATGCATAATGATATGGATGATAACCATTTTTACCAGTCTTCCAATATTGGTTTTTAATGGGGAGTTTAAATTTGGAGACAATAGTTTAAATTGTGCTAAAGACAATGATGATGCGGCATTTGACCTTACATATAATTTAACTGAACCTCCAAGCTTAGAAAAAAAGGTTTCCCTAGAAGTGTACAACAAGTTCCACTACTTTTTCAAGGAATGTTCAGCTGAAGAATGCTGCGGTGATGAGAACACTCTCACTAAGTGGAATAACATAATATTTTCAATACAGTGTTTTAGTATTCCTCTCCTGGTGATTGCCTTTTTCATTCCATTCTGTGTTATAATATTTTCCAATATAACCATAGCTATACAGGCCCGAAAATCCCAGACTGTAAACACCCATAGGCTCTATCAAATAGTCATTACCATCATTATAGTGCACTTTGTCACATGCACGCCACTCATTGTAAGTCAAGTTATTGTTTTGACTGCTGTTAGAAATATGAATTTAATAGTCATGTTTAAAGTCATGACCTTCATCCCACTCCTCGTTACCTTTACCTATGCCAACTGCTCCTTGAACCCCATAATGTACGTGCTAGTTGGCCGACAAGCAAGGGCCAGTTTCGCCGATTTCTTGAAGCGGAACTGA